Proteins encoded within one genomic window of Sulfurovum sp. XGS-02:
- a CDS encoding bifunctional riboflavin kinase/FAD synthetase yields the protein MPLLNQIKRIAIGSFDGIHLGHQALIDKVDALVIIERNSGYLTPGYKRSLFTSKVCCFYHFDKIKSLTPEAFVDKLEADFPALETIVVGYDFHFGKNKAGNGQMMKMLTDKEISIVDQVTLGETPVHSRIIKTYLREGKIKRANQLLGRTYHIEGRVVPGQGLGKKELVPTINLHVKEYQLPLEGVYATHTWIDGQRFDSVSFLGHRVTTDDSYAVETHILDQEIAEVKGEIMLEFVDFIRINQKFDSLDALREQIFDDINVAKKRLLHSEA from the coding sequence TTGCCGTTGCTTAATCAGATCAAGCGTATCGCCATCGGATCATTTGACGGCATCCATCTTGGACATCAGGCGCTCATCGATAAGGTAGATGCATTGGTGATTATAGAGAGAAACAGCGGTTATCTGACACCAGGATATAAACGTTCGCTCTTTACTTCCAAAGTCTGCTGCTTTTACCATTTTGACAAGATAAAATCATTAACACCTGAAGCCTTTGTAGATAAACTTGAAGCTGATTTTCCTGCACTCGAAACGATCGTTGTAGGGTATGATTTTCATTTTGGTAAAAATAAAGCAGGGAATGGACAGATGATGAAAATGCTGACAGATAAAGAGATCTCCATCGTGGACCAGGTGACTCTTGGGGAGACACCTGTCCACTCTCGTATCATCAAAACGTATCTGCGTGAAGGAAAGATCAAACGGGCAAATCAATTACTTGGAAGAACCTATCATATAGAAGGCAGAGTGGTACCGGGACAGGGATTGGGTAAAAAAGAGTTGGTTCCTACGATTAATTTACATGTAAAAGAGTATCAACTCCCATTGGAAGGTGTCTATGCAACACACACATGGATCGATGGTCAACGGTTCGACTCTGTAAGTTTTTTAGGACATCGTGTGACAACTGATGACTCTTATGCAGTAGAGACACATATCTTAGATCAAGAGATAGCCGAAGTCAAAGGGGAGATCATGTTGGAATTTGTAGACTTTATTCGTATCAATCAAAAGTTTGACAGTCTGGATGCCTTGAGAGAACAAATCTTTGATGATATAAATGTAGCAAAAAAGAGATTATTACACAGTGAGGCCTAG
- a CDS encoding DNA polymerase III subunit delta': MRLVSQVIISSNIDDTVIQLEGLQKNERFVKIIKEDNFLVEDAKLAIEKAHMASDETTVIILAAKTFSPVVQNKLLKVIEEPPPKKEFILITPNKATILDTIRSRLPITIRDSSGEEEALELDVSQLSLATVYEFVQTHKRTDAKTMKSLVERISKEAIYSQVYNLDEKTLNLFSNAFIALDVGSPPPFVLNTLLLKLLARKKR; the protein is encoded by the coding sequence ATGAGACTAGTCAGCCAAGTGATCATCAGCAGCAATATCGATGACACAGTGATCCAGCTTGAAGGACTGCAGAAAAATGAACGTTTTGTGAAGATCATCAAAGAGGATAATTTCTTAGTTGAAGATGCAAAACTGGCGATAGAAAAGGCGCATATGGCCAGCGATGAGACCACGGTCATTATCCTTGCAGCGAAAACATTCTCTCCGGTGGTACAGAACAAACTGTTAAAAGTGATAGAAGAACCGCCACCTAAAAAAGAGTTTATTCTCATTACCCCGAACAAAGCGACGATCCTGGATACGATCCGTTCACGTTTACCTATTACAATACGTGATTCATCTGGGGAAGAGGAAGCTCTGGAGCTGGATGTTTCCCAGCTCTCTTTGGCTACGGTCTATGAGTTTGTGCAGACTCACAAACGTACAGATGCCAAAACGATGAAATCGCTTGTGGAACGCATCAGCAAAGAGGCTATCTATTCACAGGTGTATAACTTGGATGAAAAAACGCTAAATCTATTTTCGAATGCCTTTATCGCACTGGATGTAGGATCACCGCCGCCATTTGTACTGAATACCCTGCTTTTGAAACTTCTGGCTCGAAAAAAACGGTAA
- a CDS encoding HobA family DNA replication regulator: protein MQQLLKWTLETIREEESSFSWMEEYRYEWAPLAKSAVSQSIEGKTALIITDEFHDWFAHYILNHINDLKKNRPLLPFFCLSTCFPHFKEMRSTQDLQLLEDMLEISYPNGYYIWYIGKGDHPYTKLAYRNENSFLWVMDEEVQDSFALRSSDPLLDIKLLQLFKLFDNTLSAALFGDLDLES, encoded by the coding sequence ATGCAGCAGCTGTTAAAGTGGACACTGGAGACCATTCGTGAAGAGGAGTCCTCTTTTTCATGGATGGAAGAGTACCGCTATGAGTGGGCACCTTTGGCCAAAAGTGCTGTTTCCCAGAGCATTGAAGGGAAAACAGCGCTTATCATTACGGATGAATTCCATGATTGGTTCGCTCACTATATCTTGAACCATATCAATGACCTGAAAAAAAACAGGCCGCTTCTTCCTTTCTTCTGTCTATCGACCTGTTTCCCTCATTTTAAAGAGATGAGATCGACACAGGACCTGCAACTGCTTGAAGATATGTTGGAGATCTCTTATCCTAACGGTTATTATATTTGGTATATAGGTAAGGGAGACCACCCTTACACCAAACTCGCTTACAGAAATGAAAACAGTTTTTTATGGGTCATGGATGAAGAGGTCCAGGACAGTTTTGCCCTGCGCAGTTCGGATCCTTTACTAGATATTAAACTCTTACAGCTCTTCAAACTTTTTGACAACACACTCTCAGCAGCACTTTTCGGGGACTTAGATCTAGAGTCATGA
- a CDS encoding diguanylate cyclase domain-containing protein, with amino-acid sequence MEKLTILIVDDDKTTTSILNHMLYGYTDHILTASNGLEGLEFYQEHQPDIILSDINMPHMNGLEMVEQIRKNDENVKIAIFTDFENRDILLKAIELGVNQFLSKPFASKSFSKTIQSLYDDVIEKRHSNREIQRQQNILHAINEMSHNFLQQSDWMQALKQEMQNLKQASDMSSIFIYQNDQDENNLSAQKLLYINDNPDAKSKKRIHYRKHYFMRWKNQLEKNLPINGSREDYDNSKKKLLDLFKINSLLILPIFVQDKWWGFLGIGDEHKETLESTNVEMLSTAASIIGAAINNRDNLKSLEMSSAVYEHTMDGVLITDSHNRILHVNDAFVDITGYSLENVIGKDPKILKSGKHDNHFYQKIWNQLSENGYWQGEITNRKKNGEIYIEWLSINTIKNAQGMIENFIGIFSDVTHQRKDAHDHAYLATHDPLTGLSNRLLFNDRLEHAINHADRFKKCISLIFCDLDNFKPINDTFGHTVGDEILKRVGSALQGILRKEDTICRFGGDEFVILVEELHSFEYLDDILRRINALTHTPCLIEGNTISIGMSIGASIYPDDGVTPEALIKSADTAMYKAKNGGKNRIEYSQTDPDLYCLKKYKGLGEADVHYST; translated from the coding sequence ATGGAAAAATTAACTATACTTATTGTAGATGATGACAAAACCACTACCTCTATACTTAACCATATGTTATATGGATATACAGATCATATACTGACGGCATCGAATGGCTTAGAGGGTCTTGAATTCTATCAGGAACATCAACCGGATATTATCCTTTCTGATATCAATATGCCGCACATGAATGGCCTGGAGATGGTTGAGCAGATAAGAAAAAACGATGAAAATGTAAAGATAGCCATCTTTACAGACTTTGAAAACCGTGATATCCTCCTTAAAGCGATCGAGCTTGGAGTGAACCAGTTCCTATCTAAGCCGTTTGCCTCTAAAAGCTTTTCCAAAACCATACAAAGCCTTTATGATGATGTTATAGAGAAAAGACACAGCAACAGAGAGATCCAAAGACAGCAGAATATTCTTCATGCCATCAACGAGATGTCCCATAATTTTTTACAACAATCAGACTGGATGCAGGCACTCAAACAAGAGATGCAGAACCTGAAACAGGCTTCTGACATGTCATCCATATTTATCTACCAGAATGATCAGGATGAAAACAACCTATCGGCGCAAAAACTTCTCTATATCAACGATAACCCCGATGCAAAAAGTAAAAAACGTATCCACTACCGAAAACACTATTTTATGCGATGGAAGAACCAATTAGAAAAAAACCTCCCTATCAATGGAAGCAGAGAGGATTATGACAACTCAAAAAAGAAACTCCTGGATCTCTTTAAGATCAATTCTCTGCTGATATTGCCTATCTTTGTACAAGATAAATGGTGGGGATTCCTGGGTATCGGGGATGAACACAAAGAGACACTCGAATCTACCAATGTCGAAATGCTCAGTACTGCTGCATCCATCATCGGAGCCGCTATCAATAACAGAGATAACCTTAAATCACTTGAGATGTCTTCAGCGGTCTATGAACATACCATGGATGGCGTTTTGATCACAGACAGCCATAACCGCATTCTACATGTGAATGATGCATTTGTTGACATTACAGGCTATTCATTGGAGAATGTGATAGGCAAAGATCCCAAGATCCTTAAATCCGGAAAACACGATAACCACTTTTACCAAAAAATATGGAACCAATTGTCTGAGAACGGATATTGGCAAGGAGAGATCACTAATCGTAAAAAAAATGGTGAGATCTATATTGAGTGGCTCAGTATCAATACGATCAAAAATGCTCAGGGAATGATCGAAAATTTTATCGGTATCTTTTCCGATGTCACACACCAGAGAAAAGATGCACATGACCATGCTTACCTAGCCACACATGATCCCCTTACCGGTCTATCCAATCGACTTTTGTTCAATGATAGATTGGAACATGCGATCAACCATGCAGACAGGTTCAAAAAATGTATCAGTCTCATATTTTGTGACCTGGACAATTTTAAGCCGATCAACGATACCTTTGGTCATACCGTAGGTGATGAGATACTCAAAAGAGTAGGAAGTGCTCTTCAAGGGATCTTAAGAAAAGAGGATACCATATGTCGTTTCGGCGGTGATGAATTTGTCATTCTCGTTGAAGAGCTGCACAGTTTTGAATATCTTGACGACATCTTACGGAGGATCAATGCACTGACTCATACACCTTGTCTCATCGAAGGGAATACGATCTCTATAGGTATGAGTATCGGTGCTTCGATCTATCCGGATGACGGTGTGACACCAGAAGCCTTAATAAAGTCTGCAGATACCGCGATGTACAAAGCAAAGAACGGCGGTAAAAATCGTATAGAGTATTCTCAGACAGATCCTGATCTCTATTGTCTCAAAAAATACAAAGGTTTAGGTGAAGCAGACGTACACTACTCTACCTAG
- the ligA gene encoding NAD-dependent DNA ligase LigA — MTNEQYQEKIQLLKKWAHAYYVEDNPVASDEEYDRLYHEVLDYEIEHPSDVAEDSPTKRVGGVVRDEFSKAKHIKRMWSMEDVFDRNEVVEWLERVEKNVGACEYFCEPKFDGASMNLLYEGGKLVRAITRGDGVIGEEVTDNVRTIRSVPLTIDYDGRIEIRGEVVIRKSDFEKINEERIEEGESLFANPRNAAAGSLRQLDSSITAKRRLVFYPWGLGENSLEHRKLSEKMDYIYSLGFLEPPFAQDCQGIEEIEAFYRMLIEKRDEIPMMMDGMVLKVDEVSKQEELGYTVKVPKWMCAYKFPAVEKVTKINAITLQVGRTGVVTPVAEIEPVNIEGAMVSRATLHNFDEIERKDIHIGDAVIIIRSGDVIPKIIKVLEDRREGSEISVTRPTECPTCKSELLDEGTLIKCQNLHCPDRVINSIIHFARKGCMNIDGLGSKIVELLVKEGIIKDILDLYFITYEDLEHLEGFKEKRINNLIGAIQATKGVPLYRLINAMGIEHIGEVASKALALEFGLGIVDAGFDAVVAIDGIGEEMANSLLEFMRVNHDFVLQLFETIEPTVEEKIEAEENPFKGKTVVLTGTMSVSRGVIKEMLEKLGAKVSGSVSKKTDYVVYGEDAGSKLTKAESLGVKTLTEEEMRQML; from the coding sequence ATGACAAACGAACAATACCAAGAAAAGATCCAACTCCTTAAAAAATGGGCCCATGCCTACTATGTCGAAGATAATCCTGTTGCCAGTGATGAAGAGTATGACAGGCTCTACCATGAAGTGTTGGACTATGAAATAGAGCACCCCTCAGATGTGGCAGAGGATTCACCTACAAAACGTGTTGGGGGCGTCGTGCGTGATGAGTTCTCCAAGGCGAAACACATCAAACGTATGTGGAGTATGGAGGATGTTTTTGACCGCAATGAGGTGGTAGAGTGGCTGGAGCGTGTAGAGAAAAATGTAGGAGCGTGCGAGTATTTCTGTGAACCGAAATTCGATGGGGCGAGTATGAACCTTCTTTATGAAGGTGGAAAGCTTGTGCGTGCCATTACACGCGGGGATGGTGTGATCGGTGAAGAGGTGACAGATAATGTACGGACTATACGCTCTGTACCACTTACGATCGATTATGATGGACGTATCGAGATACGTGGTGAAGTGGTGATACGCAAGAGTGACTTTGAGAAGATCAATGAAGAGCGCATAGAAGAGGGGGAAAGCCTCTTTGCCAATCCGCGTAATGCCGCAGCGGGGAGTTTAAGACAGCTTGACAGTTCTATTACTGCGAAAAGAAGACTGGTTTTCTATCCATGGGGGCTTGGTGAGAACAGTCTGGAACATAGAAAACTCTCCGAGAAGATGGACTATATCTATAGTTTGGGCTTTTTAGAGCCGCCGTTTGCACAGGATTGTCAAGGTATTGAGGAGATAGAAGCCTTTTACCGTATGTTGATCGAGAAACGTGATGAGATACCGATGATGATGGACGGTATGGTCCTAAAGGTCGATGAGGTGTCCAAACAGGAGGAGCTTGGCTACACAGTAAAAGTCCCTAAATGGATGTGTGCCTATAAGTTCCCCGCAGTCGAGAAAGTCACCAAGATCAATGCGATCACGCTGCAGGTCGGACGTACGGGTGTGGTGACCCCGGTAGCAGAGATCGAACCTGTGAACATTGAAGGTGCGATGGTAAGCCGTGCTACCCTGCACAACTTCGACGAGATCGAGCGTAAGGATATCCATATCGGTGATGCTGTTATCATCATACGAAGCGGGGATGTGATACCGAAGATCATCAAGGTATTGGAAGACCGTAGAGAGGGAAGTGAAATAAGTGTTACACGCCCTACAGAGTGTCCTACCTGTAAGAGTGAACTGCTTGATGAAGGGACATTGATCAAATGTCAGAATCTTCACTGCCCTGACCGTGTGATCAACTCGATCATCCACTTTGCGAGAAAAGGGTGTATGAATATTGACGGGTTGGGAAGTAAGATCGTTGAACTGCTGGTTAAAGAGGGGATTATTAAAGATATTCTTGATCTTTATTTTATCACGTATGAAGACCTTGAACATCTTGAAGGCTTTAAAGAGAAGCGGATCAATAATCTCATAGGTGCTATACAGGCGACCAAAGGTGTACCGCTCTATCGTCTTATTAATGCGATGGGTATCGAGCATATCGGAGAGGTAGCGAGTAAGGCATTAGCACTGGAGTTTGGACTGGGCATTGTAGATGCAGGATTTGATGCTGTTGTAGCCATAGACGGTATCGGCGAAGAGATGGCAAATTCACTCCTGGAGTTTATGCGTGTCAACCACGATTTTGTCTTGCAACTTTTTGAAACGATAGAGCCTACCGTAGAAGAGAAAATCGAAGCAGAAGAGAACCCTTTCAAAGGTAAAACGGTAGTACTGACCGGGACCATGTCCGTCAGCCGCGGGGTCATCAAAGAGATGCTTGAAAAACTGGGAGCCAAGGTGAGCGGTTCTGTGAGTAAAAAGACAGACTATGTGGTCTATGGTGAGGATGCAGGGTCCAAGCTGACCAAGGCTGAGAGCCTGGGAGTGAAAACATTGACAGAAGAAGAGATGAGGCAAATGCTATGA
- a CDS encoding class II 3-deoxy-7-phosphoheptulonate synthase, protein MSWTPSSWRNFPIKQQPTYQDQKLLKKVEAELSTYPPLIFAGEARDLKEKLAKAGRGEAFLLQGGDCAESFSDFNAKNIKNLFRLMLQMNMVLMYGTGKPVVKVGRIAGQFAKPRSSDFEEIDGVRLPSYRGDIINSIEFTEAARVPNPKNMLKAYNQSAATLNLVRAFARGGLADLTKVHQWNLEFIRDNPLGKRYDALSTKIDHAMKFMAACGLNSDTLPQLHQTTLYTSHEALLLNYEEALTRQDSETGEWYDCSAHMLWIGDRTRDLNEAHIEYFRGIKNPIGCKVGPTMGEDELIELIDALNPDNEEGRLNLIVRMGAGKIREYFPKLLKRVRDEGKNVVWSCDPMHGNVEKSSTGFKTRDFDNILSEVEQFVAIHKEMGTVAAGIHLEMTGNDVTECTGSTSCAITDEGLASRYHTQCDPRLNASQALELAFMLSGKDDDAE, encoded by the coding sequence ATGAGTTGGACACCGAGCAGTTGGAGAAATTTTCCCATAAAGCAACAACCAACATATCAAGACCAGAAACTTCTTAAAAAAGTAGAGGCAGAGTTAAGTACTTACCCACCGCTTATTTTTGCAGGTGAAGCAAGAGACCTGAAAGAGAAACTGGCAAAAGCAGGACGTGGAGAAGCATTTTTACTCCAAGGTGGAGATTGTGCCGAAAGCTTCTCAGATTTCAATGCAAAAAACATAAAAAACCTTTTTAGACTGATGCTTCAGATGAACATGGTTTTGATGTATGGTACCGGTAAACCGGTGGTAAAAGTAGGGCGTATCGCCGGACAATTTGCAAAACCGAGATCTTCTGATTTTGAAGAGATTGATGGTGTGCGTTTGCCAAGTTACCGTGGTGATATCATTAATAGCATCGAGTTTACTGAAGCGGCAAGAGTACCCAACCCTAAAAATATGCTCAAAGCCTATAATCAGTCTGCTGCAACACTGAATCTTGTACGTGCTTTTGCAAGAGGCGGTTTGGCAGATCTTACTAAAGTACACCAATGGAACCTTGAGTTTATTAGAGACAATCCGCTCGGCAAACGTTATGATGCACTTAGTACGAAAATCGACCATGCGATGAAGTTTATGGCAGCATGCGGGCTTAACAGTGATACGCTGCCGCAACTACACCAAACAACACTCTACACATCACATGAAGCACTACTTCTCAACTATGAAGAGGCATTGACAAGACAAGACTCTGAGACCGGTGAATGGTATGACTGTTCAGCCCATATGCTATGGATAGGTGATAGAACAAGGGATCTCAACGAAGCACATATCGAGTACTTTAGAGGGATCAAAAACCCTATTGGCTGTAAAGTCGGTCCAACGATGGGAGAAGATGAGCTTATTGAGCTTATCGATGCATTGAACCCGGATAATGAAGAGGGAAGATTGAACCTTATCGTACGTATGGGTGCCGGCAAGATCAGAGAGTATTTCCCTAAACTTCTTAAACGTGTAAGAGATGAAGGGAAAAATGTCGTATGGTCTTGTGACCCTATGCATGGAAATGTTGAAAAGAGTTCTACCGGATTTAAAACCAGGGATTTTGATAATATTCTCTCAGAAGTAGAACAGTTCGTGGCTATTCATAAAGAGATGGGTACGGTTGCTGCAGGTATCCACTTGGAGATGACAGGAAATGATGTGACTGAGTGTACAGGGAGTACCTCTTGTGCCATTACGGATGAAGGGCTTGCAAGCCGCTACCATACGCAATGTGACCCAAGACTTAACGCATCTCAAGCCCTAGAGCTTGCCTTCATGCTTTCAGGTAAGGATGACGACGCTGAGTAA
- a CDS encoding vancomycin high temperature exclusion protein, with protein sequence MVHILKWILGSVLFTVIAMLVVYMLISKQSEPNIYKRIDKVPAKKAALVLGTAKYMIGGGKNYFYTYRIRAAVDLFKAGKVKAIVVSGDNSTKYYNETSKMQKDLIKAGVPSRYITLDPFGLRTLDSVVRAEAIFDLKDYIIVSQKFHLERALFIAKAKGQKAIGFIAKDIPGTMTAYRMKAREYFARAKAFLDVYILHTMPKYDGKKEKVNYKQ encoded by the coding sequence GTGGTACATATACTAAAGTGGATACTCGGTTCTGTCCTGTTCACAGTGATAGCCATGCTGGTCGTATATATGTTGATCTCAAAACAGTCAGAACCAAATATCTATAAGCGTATCGACAAAGTTCCGGCAAAAAAAGCTGCCTTGGTGTTAGGTACAGCAAAATATATGATAGGCGGCGGAAAAAACTACTTTTATACTTATCGTATTCGTGCTGCGGTCGACCTCTTTAAGGCAGGGAAGGTCAAAGCCATAGTGGTTTCAGGGGATAACAGTACCAAGTATTATAATGAGACAAGCAAGATGCAAAAAGATCTGATAAAAGCAGGGGTACCGAGCCGCTATATTACGCTTGATCCTTTTGGGTTAAGAACCCTTGATTCTGTGGTCAGAGCCGAAGCGATTTTTGACCTAAAAGACTATATAATCGTCTCTCAGAAATTTCACCTTGAAAGAGCGTTGTTCATCGCTAAAGCCAAAGGACAAAAAGCCATAGGTTTTATAGCAAAAGATATACCGGGTACGATGACTGCCTATAGGATGAAAGCTAGAGAGTATTTTGCAAGGGCAAAAGCTTTTTTGGATGTCTATATCCTGCATACCATGCCCAAATATGACGGAAAAAAAGAGAAAGTAAACTATAAACAATGA
- a CDS encoding TlyA family RNA methyltransferase: protein MRLDKYLVEEGYFESRNRANDAIKAGLVLIDGKKAKASAKVDEKSIVEVEDTKFYVSRAARKLENFLAEHPVDFERKQALDIGSSTGGFAQIVLENGVASLSCVDVGKDQLHISLRNNEKLSLYEETDIREFQSDDAFELITCDVSFISILQIIDDIDRLSQKGTDIIILYKPQFEVGRDVKRDSRGVVQDLDAIARRKEAFEIQAEKLGWELCYQALSQVQGKEGNQEYLYHFRKQEN, encoded by the coding sequence ATGAGACTGGATAAATATTTGGTAGAAGAGGGTTACTTTGAAAGCCGTAACCGTGCAAATGATGCGATAAAGGCCGGGTTAGTCCTCATAGATGGCAAGAAGGCCAAGGCCTCAGCCAAAGTAGATGAAAAAAGTATCGTTGAAGTAGAAGATACAAAGTTTTATGTCAGTCGTGCAGCCCGAAAGCTGGAGAACTTTTTGGCTGAGCATCCGGTGGACTTTGAAAGGAAACAAGCGTTGGACATAGGTTCCAGTACGGGCGGCTTTGCCCAGATCGTACTGGAAAACGGTGTGGCAAGCCTCTCCTGTGTCGATGTAGGTAAGGACCAGCTGCATATCTCGCTGCGCAACAATGAAAAACTTTCACTGTATGAAGAGACAGATATACGGGAATTTCAAAGTGATGATGCATTTGAACTGATCACCTGTGATGTCTCGTTTATTTCTATATTACAGATCATAGATGATATAGATAGGCTTAGTCAGAAGGGTACAGATATTATCATCCTCTATAAACCACAGTTTGAAGTAGGCAGGGATGTAAAACGTGACAGCAGAGGTGTGGTACAGGATCTTGATGCGATAGCCAGACGAAAAGAGGCGTTTGAAATCCAGGCTGAAAAGTTGGGATGGGAGCTTTGCTATCAGGCACTCTCTCAGGTCCAGGGTAAAGAGGGGAACCAAGAGTATCTGTATCATTTTAGAAAGCAGGAGAATTAG
- the folP gene encoding dihydropteroate synthase: MKIYQLGHITDKKAALKALNVESGGVDIMAKKMELLHFFIKDLKTPAANILKQDALSIGAELAVPGGVILCEKPTYDCILMGTRKHMEILSKKELPQPFGLKTVARELKKFLSTKNYPVQIMGVINANDDSFFSGSRFKAEDAIREIKEMIDKGAGIIDVGAVSSRPGADEVSAEEELSRIQPICDIIKAEKLYEEATFSVDSYTPIVVEYALKSGFTLINDITGASADALIQLAVKYDARLCIMHMKGTPKTMQKDPHYEDVMVEVSDFFEARIEKCEALGLERKNIILDVGIGFGKTLEHNLTLIRNMAHFKVFGCELLVGASRKSMIHKISTSTPEQRLPGTLAIHLKAVENGASIVRCHDVAEHQQALAVLRAML, encoded by the coding sequence ATGAAAATCTATCAACTTGGACATATCACAGATAAAAAAGCAGCCCTTAAAGCACTGAATGTGGAGAGCGGGGGTGTGGATATTATGGCGAAGAAGATGGAACTTCTCCATTTTTTTATCAAAGACCTTAAGACCCCCGCTGCCAACATCCTCAAACAAGACGCCCTCAGTATAGGTGCAGAGCTTGCTGTACCCGGCGGGGTCATACTCTGTGAAAAACCTACCTATGACTGTATCCTTATGGGAACGAGAAAACATATGGAGATCCTTTCCAAAAAAGAGTTGCCACAGCCGTTTGGACTTAAAACTGTCGCTAGGGAGCTGAAGAAGTTTCTCTCCACAAAAAACTATCCTGTGCAGATCATGGGTGTGATCAATGCGAACGATGACAGCTTCTTTTCGGGAAGCAGATTTAAAGCGGAAGATGCCATTAGAGAGATCAAAGAGATGATAGACAAAGGTGCAGGTATCATCGATGTAGGTGCTGTCTCTTCCCGTCCGGGGGCAGATGAGGTCAGTGCAGAAGAGGAGTTGTCACGCATTCAACCCATTTGTGACATTATCAAAGCGGAAAAACTCTATGAAGAGGCAACGTTTTCTGTAGATAGCTATACGCCTATTGTCGTTGAGTATGCACTCAAGAGCGGATTTACGCTGATCAATGATATTACAGGGGCCAGTGCTGATGCCCTCATCCAGCTTGCAGTCAAATATGATGCCAGGCTTTGCATCATGCATATGAAAGGCACACCGAAGACGATGCAGAAAGACCCGCACTATGAGGATGTCATGGTGGAGGTCAGTGATTTTTTCGAGGCGCGTATCGAGAAATGTGAAGCACTTGGACTTGAGAGAAAAAATATTATTCTGGATGTAGGGATAGGCTTTGGTAAAACCCTGGAGCATAATCTGACCTTGATCAGGAACATGGCACATTTTAAAGTCTTTGGCTGTGAACTGCTGGTGGGTGCAAGCAGAAAATCGATGATCCATAAAATAAGCACTTCTACTCCTGAACAACGTTTGCCGGGTACTTTGGCCATCCATCTGAAAGCAGTTGAGAACGGTGCTTCGATCGTACGTTGTCATGATGTGGCTGAGCATCAACAGGCTTTGGCAGTCTTGAGAGCGATGCTATAA
- the cmoA gene encoding carboxy-S-adenosyl-L-methionine synthase CmoA, which produces MQDKVFNKPIEKKFEFDEAVASVFDDMLSRSVPFYDEVRKLIISVILAEQKEGKKVLDLGSSTAKFLLDLHSKMDVRMQLKGLDNSQAMLDRAEQKCQAFGAEIELELADMLTYDYQNEDIIVANYTLQFIRPMQRVELIKKLYKGLNEDGLFIFSEKVVFEDKKLDKELIDIYYEYKKGQGYSEYEIAQKREALENVLIPFTIKENIQMCKDAGFKSVETIFQWANFVTFVVKK; this is translated from the coding sequence ATGCAAGATAAAGTGTTTAATAAGCCTATAGAAAAGAAATTTGAATTTGATGAAGCAGTCGCGTCTGTTTTTGATGATATGTTGAGCCGTTCGGTGCCTTTTTATGATGAAGTACGCAAGTTGATCATCTCCGTGATACTTGCAGAACAAAAAGAGGGTAAAAAAGTGCTTGATCTTGGTTCCTCTACCGCAAAGTTCCTACTCGATCTTCACAGTAAAATGGATGTTAGGATGCAACTGAAAGGTTTGGATAATTCACAGGCAATGCTGGACAGGGCAGAGCAGAAATGTCAGGCTTTCGGTGCGGAGATAGAGCTGGAATTGGCTGACATGTTGACGTATGACTATCAAAATGAAGATATCATAGTGGCTAACTATACGTTACAGTTTATCCGCCCTATGCAGCGTGTGGAGCTTATCAAGAAGTTGTATAAGGGATTAAACGAAGACGGGTTGTTCATTTTTTCCGAGAAAGTGGTCTTTGAAGATAAAAAGCTTGACAAGGAGCTCATAGATATCTACTATGAGTATAAAAAAGGGCAGGGATACAGTGAATATGAGATTGCACAAAAACGCGAAGCATTGGAAAATGTACTGATACCGTTTACGATCAAAGAGAATATACAAATGTGCAAAGATGCAGGATTTAAGAGCGTTGAAACGATATTTCAATGGGCAAATTTCGTGACGTTTGTTGTGAAAAAGTAA